From a single Streptomyces liliifuscus genomic region:
- a CDS encoding tetratricopeptide repeat protein: MSATEEEPPWLVSVRPSRDADPVGAGLMVTPRHILTCAHVVRDRPSSARPEDPVYIEFQHARQHEPIPATVVPDGWHPPVGYDRGDIAVLELGGTPPPEAAPAQLRTTAPGTWNHRFHTYGYPVGHPHGVPVQGEINGHAGTEWLQVVATPLSGFALEGGFSGAPVWDRNTQGVIGMMVVRDNPVGKVDQRTAYAVTVEALVEYWPPLADHVRDTTVAELRDRLERLLWTSLTEDGEIRRIEAVDPYDIGVSRSKYGNRPESAPYVPRQPQDGQLDAALAECRFVVLAGRSKAGKSRTLYEALLRNLPGARLIVPRTGGPDQRILDDLSRESLPTGQDPSVLWLDDLHRYLQPGGLDLQILDRLARKNPAVTVVATLPAKQRAALTGMENDVGRVSRTILNRARTIELPAQLGATDTEAARDLYPREDFTARGIGEVMVAASALEQRFDDGVESCPAGWAVVRAATDWQRMGMTDPLPEDTLRRLFDAYLTAHHPQYDADDTLFRTGLAWAREPVAGGIALMHRAPGPDDPPAYAGSPYLAEYLDTRTDDPSAAVPGLAWQYLAERQQAGDLLRSAYVALLREESEVAQQIFQQVARTTGDRDSRAWASLMLGEIHLYQGDFDSATALLDTAATSGVEEVVPLAQVDLAGVLMVTGDRDRARTLLESAVASPDPQVSQMAQVGLARLLAAQGEPERAERLLEAVLAAGDAEVTTLATPLYARVLTGDARGPRARGPAGRERAKPGMGTPARTGAAELVEQPWALSRAVGESIVGQITAIASVNLGGILANQGKLDRAEELLKSAVDSGGFHAVPQAQSALGELYILQGRFAEAQQMLEAVLRSGHPLLVPFAQVALGVALLQQGDDEHGLPLLHGMAEQGHPDQGPRAACVLGEWYTAQEEPAAAREWLSGAVASGHPDWAHTARVDLAFLLATRQDALEEAHVLLTEVMESGHLEQAPRAADILGELLVLAGRTQEAEQAFQAAIASGHREWTQLARINLAAMLAARDGLSEEVRELLMATALSGHPDQGPRAADILGDYLSGEGRIAEAEEAYRIAIDSGHEEWSLVARIDLALTLADSEDFARAESLLRVVVESANPAASAWANTLLGMVLVYDGRRAEGLRHLREAGRTGESEPAQMARFQLAKWLLQDGVDDEARDLLRSLVDEENEGDDSDVGGVARAYLIVLLLRDGDREGAEELLPGVERSGDAEAIAVAYLGMGEHLLESGEVQTSAELLEGALAMDDPDTAPRAGAWLGVVRRSEENLEEARRLLSDALASGDPDVEPLARRYLGSTLSKMGLWREAEEALLPLARSQDTEHRPQALRLLAQVLVSDDRQEEACPWFELAIACGDSEIESQARYEYAELLVSLGRRERAQEVWAPEESGEDESVRLDPTESARPALHAAAGSPEPPPPVHPLPARVLSLLGDVAFAEGDEDEARYWRGLAEQRRCSATDVRRQVGSGDPSE; the protein is encoded by the coding sequence ATGTCCGCCACCGAGGAGGAGCCGCCCTGGCTGGTGAGCGTCCGTCCCTCCCGGGACGCCGACCCCGTCGGCGCCGGCCTGATGGTCACTCCGCGGCACATCCTGACCTGCGCTCACGTCGTGCGGGACAGGCCGTCGTCGGCCCGGCCCGAGGACCCGGTGTACATCGAGTTCCAGCACGCGCGACAGCACGAACCGATCCCCGCCACCGTTGTGCCCGACGGCTGGCATCCGCCCGTCGGGTACGACCGGGGCGACATCGCCGTCCTCGAACTCGGCGGGACCCCGCCTCCCGAGGCCGCGCCCGCCCAGCTGCGCACCACTGCCCCCGGCACCTGGAACCATCGCTTCCACACCTACGGCTACCCGGTCGGCCATCCCCACGGAGTTCCCGTCCAGGGCGAGATCAACGGCCACGCCGGCACCGAATGGCTCCAGGTGGTGGCGACCCCGCTCAGCGGCTTCGCCCTGGAGGGGGGCTTCTCGGGCGCCCCGGTGTGGGACCGGAACACCCAGGGTGTGATCGGCATGATGGTCGTCCGCGACAACCCCGTGGGCAAGGTGGACCAGCGCACCGCCTACGCCGTCACGGTCGAGGCGCTCGTCGAGTACTGGCCCCCGCTCGCCGACCACGTGCGCGACACCACGGTCGCCGAACTGCGCGACCGGCTGGAACGGCTGCTGTGGACCTCGCTCACCGAGGACGGCGAGATCCGGCGGATCGAGGCGGTGGACCCGTACGACATCGGCGTCTCCCGCTCCAAGTACGGCAACCGCCCGGAGAGCGCGCCCTACGTGCCGAGGCAGCCGCAGGACGGGCAACTGGACGCCGCCCTCGCCGAGTGCCGGTTCGTGGTGCTGGCCGGGCGCTCCAAGGCCGGCAAGTCCCGCACGCTGTACGAGGCACTGCTGCGCAACCTGCCCGGTGCCCGGCTGATCGTGCCCCGCACCGGGGGCCCGGACCAGCGGATCCTGGACGACCTCAGCCGGGAGTCCCTGCCGACCGGGCAGGACCCGAGCGTGCTGTGGCTCGACGACCTCCATCGCTATCTCCAGCCCGGCGGCCTCGACCTGCAGATCCTCGACCGGCTGGCCCGCAAGAACCCAGCCGTCACCGTCGTCGCCACTCTCCCGGCCAAGCAGCGGGCCGCGCTGACCGGCATGGAGAACGACGTGGGCCGGGTGTCCCGGACCATCTTGAACAGGGCACGCACCATCGAACTGCCCGCGCAACTGGGGGCGACGGACACCGAGGCCGCCCGGGATCTCTATCCACGTGAGGACTTCACCGCCCGCGGCATCGGCGAGGTGATGGTGGCCGCCTCCGCCCTGGAACAGCGCTTCGACGACGGCGTGGAGAGCTGTCCGGCCGGCTGGGCGGTGGTACGAGCGGCCACGGACTGGCAGCGGATGGGCATGACCGACCCGCTGCCCGAGGACACGCTGCGCCGGTTGTTCGACGCCTATCTCACTGCTCACCATCCGCAGTACGACGCCGACGACACTCTCTTCCGCACCGGCCTGGCCTGGGCGCGTGAGCCGGTCGCCGGAGGCATCGCGCTGATGCACCGTGCCCCCGGCCCGGACGACCCGCCCGCATACGCGGGATCCCCCTACCTGGCCGAATACCTGGACACCCGCACCGACGACCCGTCCGCCGCCGTGCCCGGACTCGCCTGGCAGTACCTGGCCGAACGGCAGCAGGCCGGGGATCTGCTGCGCAGTGCCTACGTGGCGCTGCTGCGGGAGGAGTCCGAGGTCGCCCAGCAGATCTTCCAGCAGGTCGCGCGCACGACCGGCGACCGGGACAGCAGGGCCTGGGCCTCCCTGATGCTCGGTGAGATACACCTCTACCAGGGCGACTTCGACTCGGCGACGGCGCTGCTGGACACCGCGGCCACCTCCGGTGTGGAGGAGGTCGTCCCGCTGGCCCAGGTCGACCTGGCCGGAGTACTCATGGTGACCGGCGACCGCGACCGGGCGCGAACGCTGCTGGAGTCCGCCGTCGCCTCGCCCGACCCGCAGGTCTCGCAGATGGCCCAGGTCGGCCTGGCCCGGCTGCTGGCCGCACAGGGCGAGCCGGAGCGGGCCGAGCGACTCCTGGAGGCGGTGCTGGCGGCCGGGGACGCCGAGGTGACCACGCTCGCCACACCGCTGTACGCCCGTGTGCTCACCGGCGACGCTCGCGGCCCACGCGCCCGGGGCCCCGCCGGCCGTGAACGGGCCAAGCCCGGCATGGGCACCCCTGCCCGCACCGGCGCGGCCGAACTCGTGGAGCAGCCGTGGGCGCTGTCCCGGGCGGTCGGTGAGTCGATCGTCGGCCAGATCACCGCGATCGCCTCGGTGAACCTCGGCGGCATCCTCGCGAACCAGGGCAAGCTCGACCGGGCCGAGGAACTGCTGAAGTCGGCGGTGGACAGTGGCGGTTTCCACGCCGTGCCGCAGGCGCAGTCGGCCTTGGGCGAGCTGTACATCCTGCAGGGGCGGTTCGCCGAGGCCCAGCAGATGCTGGAGGCCGTACTGCGCTCAGGGCACCCGTTGCTCGTCCCCTTCGCCCAGGTCGCTCTCGGTGTCGCGCTGCTGCAACAGGGCGACGACGAGCACGGGCTGCCCCTGCTGCACGGGATGGCCGAGCAGGGCCACCCCGACCAGGGGCCGCGCGCGGCGTGTGTGCTCGGCGAGTGGTACACCGCCCAGGAGGAGCCGGCGGCCGCCCGCGAGTGGCTGAGCGGCGCGGTCGCCTCCGGGCACCCGGACTGGGCGCACACCGCCCGCGTCGATCTCGCGTTCCTTCTGGCCACCCGGCAGGACGCCCTGGAGGAGGCGCACGTTCTGCTGACGGAGGTGATGGAGTCCGGACACCTGGAGCAGGCTCCACGTGCCGCCGACATTCTGGGCGAACTGCTGGTGCTGGCCGGTCGTACGCAGGAGGCCGAGCAGGCGTTCCAGGCCGCGATCGCCTCCGGGCACCGGGAGTGGACACAGCTCGCCCGGATCAACCTGGCCGCGATGCTCGCCGCACGGGACGGTCTGTCCGAAGAGGTGCGGGAGCTGCTGATGGCGACCGCCTTGTCCGGACACCCGGACCAGGGGCCACGCGCCGCCGACATCCTGGGTGACTACCTGTCCGGCGAGGGGCGGATCGCGGAGGCGGAGGAGGCCTACCGGATCGCCATCGACTCCGGGCACGAGGAGTGGTCGCTGGTCGCCCGTATCGACCTGGCCCTCACTCTCGCCGACAGCGAGGACTTCGCGCGCGCCGAGAGTCTGCTGCGGGTGGTCGTCGAGTCGGCCAACCCCGCGGCCTCGGCCTGGGCGAACACCCTGCTCGGCATGGTCCTGGTGTACGACGGGCGACGGGCCGAGGGGCTGCGCCACCTGCGCGAGGCGGGTCGGACCGGCGAGTCGGAGCCCGCGCAGATGGCCCGCTTCCAGCTGGCGAAGTGGCTCCTGCAGGACGGCGTCGACGACGAGGCTCGTGACCTGCTGCGTTCACTGGTCGACGAGGAGAACGAGGGCGACGACTCGGACGTCGGCGGTGTCGCCCGCGCGTATCTGATCGTGCTGCTGCTGCGCGACGGGGACCGTGAAGGGGCCGAGGAACTGCTGCCCGGGGTGGAGCGGTCGGGCGACGCCGAGGCGATCGCCGTGGCGTACCTCGGCATGGGGGAGCACCTGCTGGAGTCCGGCGAGGTGCAGACATCCGCGGAACTCCTCGAAGGCGCGCTCGCCATGGACGACCCGGACACCGCGCCCCGGGCCGGCGCCTGGCTCGGCGTCGTACGACGCTCCGAGGAGAACCTGGAGGAGGCGCGCCGCCTGCTGTCCGACGCGCTGGCCTCCGGGGACCCCGATGTCGAACCGCTGGCCCGCAGATACCTCGGCAGCACTCTGTCCAAGATGGGACTGTGGCGCGAGGCCGAGGAAGCACTGCTGCCGCTCGCCCGTTCACAGGACACCGAACATCGGCCGCAGGCCCTGCGGTTGCTGGCGCAGGTGCTGGTGTCCGACGACCGGCAGGAAGAGGCGTGCCCCTGGTTCGAGCTGGCCATCGCCTGCGGTGACTCGGAGATCGAGTCCCAGGCGCGCTACGAGTACGCGGAGCTGCTGGTCAGCCTGGGGCGACGGGAACGCGCCCAGGAAGTGTGGGCACCGGAAGAATCCGGAGAGGACGAATCCGTACGCCTCGATCCCACGGAGAGCGCTCGCCCGGCACTTCACGCCGCGGCAGGAAGCCCCGAACCGCCGCCCCCGGTGCACCCGCTCCCGGCGCGGGTGCTCTCACTGCTCGGCGACGTGGCCTTCGCGGAGGGCGACGAGGACGAAGCCCGGTACTGGCGCGGCCTCGCCGAGCAACGCCGGTGCTCGGCGACGGATGTCCGTCGCCAAGTGGGGAGCGGGGATCCCTCGGAGTAG
- a CDS encoding DUF742 domain-containing protein has product MNGGDAGGRLVRPFTLTGGRTRPSRTDFTLITSVTTVDPPPDRAARPQPEHARILRLCTKPVVVAELAAQLDLPVSVVCIMLCDLLEAGRIVAHAPRQISRTSDMDLLQKVRDGLGRL; this is encoded by the coding sequence GTGAACGGAGGCGACGCGGGCGGCCGTCTGGTGCGGCCGTTCACGCTGACCGGCGGCCGCACCCGGCCCAGCCGCACCGACTTCACCCTCATCACGTCGGTCACCACGGTTGACCCGCCGCCCGACCGGGCCGCGCGGCCGCAGCCCGAGCACGCGCGGATCCTGCGGCTGTGTACGAAGCCGGTCGTGGTCGCGGAGCTCGCGGCCCAGCTCGACCTGCCGGTCAGCGTGGTCTGCATCATGCTCTGCGACCTGCTGGAGGCGGGCCGGATCGTCGCCCACGCCCCACGCCAGATCTCCCGAACCTCGGACATGGACCTGCTGCAGAAAGTGAGGGACGGCCTTGGCCGGCTCTGA
- a CDS encoding lysylphosphatidylglycerol synthase transmembrane domain-containing protein, producing the protein MSLLPLDTTVPRALPTPTPSPSPSPSPSLTASSSRSRSRFSAAARLTRWTLSLLPILLIGAWAVLDWRAVRDGAARLASADPWWLLAAALFTCLGWVAAACVRQGAIPDRLPPGLLLASQVAAGTANHVLPASIGAHAVTLRFLQGRGIPLARATASLALYSLVKPIAKTMVLLVFMVAFPELLHLGELVPDERTMLLVAGAVTLGFGSAALLVTTVRPLRRPALDCVRTALTDVRVLHTRPARILALWGGSAATPLLQGSVIATVGFSLGLPLSWAQVILALLLASTAVGAVPAPGGIGPVDAALVFTMVAFGAPIGIATATVIGYRVLTVWVPLLPGALVLSILVHRKVL; encoded by the coding sequence GTGTCCCTGCTGCCGCTCGACACCACCGTCCCCCGGGCGCTCCCCACGCCCACCCCGTCCCCTTCACCCTCGCCCTCCCCTTCGCTCACAGCCTCCAGTTCCCGTTCCCGTTCCCGCTTCTCGGCCGCCGCGCGGCTGACCCGCTGGACTCTGAGCCTGCTCCCGATCCTGCTGATCGGGGCCTGGGCGGTGCTCGACTGGCGTGCCGTCCGTGACGGCGCCGCCCGGCTGGCCTCAGCCGACCCCTGGTGGCTGCTGGCCGCGGCCCTGTTCACCTGTCTGGGCTGGGTGGCCGCCGCGTGTGTACGGCAGGGAGCCATACCGGACCGGCTGCCGCCGGGACTGCTGCTGGCCTCCCAGGTGGCCGCGGGCACCGCGAACCACGTACTCCCGGCGAGCATCGGCGCGCACGCCGTCACCCTGCGCTTCCTTCAGGGCCGCGGCATCCCGCTGGCCAGGGCCACCGCCTCGCTCGCCCTGTACTCGCTGGTCAAGCCGATCGCCAAGACGATGGTGCTGCTGGTCTTCATGGTGGCGTTCCCGGAGTTGCTGCACCTCGGTGAACTCGTCCCGGACGAACGGACCATGCTCCTGGTCGCCGGTGCCGTGACCCTTGGGTTCGGCTCGGCCGCCCTGCTCGTGACCACCGTGCGTCCGCTGCGCCGCCCGGCCCTCGACTGCGTACGCACCGCCCTGACCGACGTACGGGTGCTGCACACCAGGCCGGCCCGGATCCTCGCGCTCTGGGGCGGTTCGGCCGCGACCCCGCTGCTCCAGGGGAGCGTGATCGCCACGGTCGGGTTCTCACTCGGGCTGCCGCTGTCCTGGGCGCAGGTGATCCTCGCGCTGCTCCTCGCCAGTACGGCGGTCGGAGCCGTGCCCGCGCCCGGCGGCATCGGGCCGGTCGACGCGGCCCTGGTGTTCACCATGGTCGCGTTCGGCGCACCGATCGGCATCGCCACGGCGACCGTCATCGGCTACCGCGTCCTGACGGTCTGGGTCCCCCTGCTGCCGGGCGCGCTGGTCCTGTCGATCCTGGTACACCGCAAGGTGCTCTGA
- a CDS encoding RpiB/LacA/LacB family sugar-phosphate isomerase, translating into MRISVSSDMDEPVARALLEELRGRGHEVLAYGALSPGDDPQWAVCSETAARQVAAGTADQAVVCCWTGTGASIAANKVPGVRAALCTDAYTAQGARRWNDANVLALSLRLTSEPLLKEILDAWFAAEASEDAEDRGNVAHVGRLDLGRGES; encoded by the coding sequence ATGCGGATCTCTGTCTCCTCCGACATGGACGAACCCGTCGCCCGTGCCCTGCTCGAAGAGTTGCGCGGGCGGGGTCACGAGGTGCTGGCGTACGGGGCGTTGAGCCCCGGGGACGATCCGCAGTGGGCGGTGTGTTCGGAGACGGCGGCTCGGCAGGTCGCCGCCGGGACGGCCGATCAGGCGGTCGTGTGCTGCTGGACCGGCACCGGTGCGTCGATCGCCGCGAACAAGGTGCCCGGTGTGCGGGCCGCGCTGTGCACGGACGCGTACACCGCCCAGGGCGCACGGCGGTGGAACGACGCCAATGTGCTGGCGCTCAGTCTGAGGCTGACCTCCGAGCCGCTCCTCAAGGAGATCCTCGACGCGTGGTTCGCCGCGGAGGCCAGTGAGGACGCCGAGGACCGGGGGAACGTGGCCCACGTCGGGCGGCTCGATCTCGGAAGAGGCGAGTCGTAG
- a CDS encoding roadblock/LC7 domain-containing protein, protein MTRPIPATHSQLDQLLTGLVDRVAEVNHAVVLSEDGLVVSRSTGFLRDDAERLAATASGLMSLSKGVSMDFRGGPVRQALIEMANSYLILSTAGPGAHLAVLTSQGADVGVVAYQMNMLVKKIGEHLSAAPRAGVAVTDNGE, encoded by the coding sequence ATGACACGCCCCATCCCCGCCACGCACAGCCAGCTCGACCAGCTGCTCACCGGACTGGTGGACCGGGTCGCCGAGGTGAACCACGCCGTCGTGCTCTCCGAGGACGGACTGGTCGTCAGCAGGTCCACGGGGTTCCTACGTGATGACGCCGAGCGTCTTGCGGCGACCGCGTCCGGTCTGATGAGCCTCAGCAAGGGCGTCAGCATGGACTTCCGCGGCGGCCCCGTGCGGCAGGCGCTCATCGAGATGGCCAACAGTTATCTGATACTCAGCACGGCCGGGCCAGGCGCCCATCTGGCCGTGCTCACCAGCCAGGGTGCGGACGTCGGAGTGGTCGCGTACCAGATGAACATGCTGGTGAAGAAGATCGGCGAACACCTCAGCGCGGCACCGCGGGCGGGCGTCGCCGTCACCGACAACGGCGAGTGA
- a CDS encoding sensor histidine kinase, translating into MSPRTGSRRRLGSIRLSLILLALVPSVTLAAMWGVTTIQMFSEGLRLRDQTELSKSTGAMGTDATLALQRERSLSAVLLASPGSSRTALDEQRARTDKAVATLVSQSDAIQRAPERISDRMYSVIASVGSLEYYRGQVDNPTDITPEQALDQYTSIIDDQIHAFQELSQVDDGELTSQAGPLVALEHSAELVSQEDAQLHLAWPSGKLDENAWNHYVQLVNTKRWLVEDQLVPSLRGSVKAQTERILQGPEWKALEGVEDQVVAARAKGLTDGRKITLPDAQKRWSPAFDKLGDQYTALIRQETTALLERSDDRAEDLLIKAAALSTGGFVALLVCVLMSWRITRSLSRRLRGLRIATLSLAEERLPDVVARLNRGEKVDVESATPPLDYGRDELGQVAQAFNTAQRTAVHTAVELADTRRGFQKVILGIARQSQNLVNLQLTKLDALERQHQDPDILKGLYELDSTASQLRRYEENLVIISGEQPRRSWTEPVALIDILRSAVGEVAEYQRVEVNTDEEVFLTPPAVADVIHLLAELIDNATAYSPSPSPVGVRAGMVAKGLAVEIEDRGLGMSDEDYASFNGQLAVPPQFDVVALADDLRLGMFVIARLATRHGIAVTLRSSPYGGTTAIVLIPHEIVVREPLESPAADVENAGGPLSATREQGGEPAGEPVAEPVGVAATAAAAKSSADRIQGADRQTHERSREAQPVARARTPQTAGTRVAAGASRSGPAAGGHGGIAPLPRRVPQTSLAAELREDAPPVASAEADDSFADFTAERAASSLSGFQRGTLQARDNDTDTAYDQGEETAPEGASVTSTPPADRS; encoded by the coding sequence ATGTCTCCACGGACAGGCTCCCGCCGCCGTCTCGGCTCCATACGTCTCTCACTGATCCTGCTGGCTCTGGTGCCCAGCGTCACCCTCGCCGCCATGTGGGGCGTGACGACGATCCAGATGTTCTCGGAGGGTCTGCGGCTGCGGGACCAGACGGAGCTCAGCAAGTCGACCGGGGCCATGGGCACCGACGCGACGCTCGCGTTGCAGCGGGAGCGCAGCCTGTCGGCGGTGCTGCTGGCCTCGCCCGGCAGTTCCCGTACCGCCCTGGACGAGCAGCGGGCGCGTACCGACAAGGCGGTCGCGACCCTCGTCAGCCAGTCCGACGCCATCCAGCGGGCCCCCGAGCGGATCAGCGACCGGATGTACTCGGTCATCGCGTCGGTCGGCAGCCTGGAGTACTACCGGGGTCAGGTGGACAACCCCACCGACATCACTCCCGAGCAGGCGCTGGACCAGTACACCTCGATCATCGACGACCAGATCCACGCCTTCCAGGAGCTCTCCCAGGTCGACGACGGCGAACTCACCTCGCAGGCAGGCCCGCTCGTCGCCCTGGAGCACTCGGCCGAGCTGGTCTCCCAGGAGGACGCCCAGCTGCACCTGGCCTGGCCGTCCGGGAAGCTCGACGAGAACGCGTGGAACCACTACGTCCAGCTGGTCAACACGAAGCGCTGGCTCGTCGAGGACCAGTTGGTGCCCTCGCTGCGCGGCTCGGTGAAGGCGCAGACCGAGCGGATCCTGCAGGGTCCGGAGTGGAAGGCGCTGGAAGGCGTCGAGGACCAGGTGGTCGCGGCCCGCGCGAAGGGCCTCACCGACGGCCGGAAGATCACCCTGCCGGACGCGCAGAAGCGGTGGAGTCCCGCGTTCGACAAACTCGGGGACCAGTACACCGCCCTGATCCGCCAGGAAACGACGGCACTGCTCGAACGCAGTGACGACAGGGCGGAAGACCTGCTGATCAAGGCGGCCGCGCTGAGCACCGGCGGCTTCGTCGCCCTGTTGGTGTGCGTCCTGATGTCCTGGCGGATCACCCGCTCCCTCTCCCGGCGGCTGCGCGGACTGCGTATCGCCACCCTCAGCCTGGCCGAGGAGCGGCTGCCCGACGTGGTGGCACGGCTCAACCGCGGCGAGAAGGTCGACGTGGAGTCGGCCACGCCCCCGCTGGACTACGGCCGGGACGAACTCGGGCAGGTGGCCCAGGCGTTCAACACCGCGCAGCGCACGGCGGTCCACACGGCGGTGGAACTCGCCGACACCAGGCGCGGATTCCAGAAGGTCATCCTGGGCATCGCCCGGCAGAGCCAGAACCTGGTCAACCTCCAGCTCACCAAGCTGGACGCGCTGGAGCGCCAGCACCAGGACCCGGACATCCTCAAGGGCCTGTACGAACTGGACTCCACCGCGAGCCAGTTGCGCCGCTACGAGGAGAACCTCGTCATCATCAGCGGCGAGCAGCCGCGCCGCAGCTGGACCGAGCCGGTCGCGCTGATCGACATCCTGCGCAGCGCCGTCGGTGAGGTCGCCGAGTACCAGCGGGTGGAGGTGAACACCGACGAGGAGGTGTTCCTGACCCCGCCGGCGGTGGCCGACGTCATCCACCTGCTGGCCGAACTCATCGACAACGCGACCGCGTACTCCCCCTCGCCCAGCCCGGTCGGGGTGCGGGCCGGGATGGTCGCCAAGGGGCTGGCCGTCGAGATCGAGGACCGCGGTCTCGGCATGTCCGACGAGGACTACGCGTCGTTCAACGGCCAGTTGGCGGTGCCCCCGCAGTTCGACGTGGTGGCGCTCGCCGACGACCTGCGGCTCGGCATGTTCGTGATCGCCCGGCTCGCCACCCGGCACGGCATCGCCGTCACCCTGCGGTCCTCGCCGTACGGGGGCACCACCGCGATCGTGCTGATCCCGCACGAGATCGTGGTGCGCGAGCCCCTCGAATCCCCCGCCGCGGACGTGGAGAACGCCGGCGGACCCCTGTCGGCCACCCGGGAGCAGGGCGGGGAACCGGCCGGTGAGCCGGTCGCGGAGCCGGTGGGCGTCGCCGCCACCGCCGCAGCCGCGAAGAGTTCGGCGGACCGGATCCAGGGCGCGGACCGGCAGACCCACGAGCGCTCGCGGGAGGCGCAGCCCGTCGCCCGGGCGCGGACGCCTCAGACGGCCGGGACACGGGTCGCCGCCGGTGCGTCCCGCTCCGGCCCGGCCGCGGGCGGGCACGGCGGTATCGCTCCGCTGCCGCGCCGGGTTCCGCAGACCAGCCTGGCCGCCGAGCTGCGGGAGGACGCGCCGCCCGTCGCGTCCGCCGAGGCCGACGACTCCTTCGCGGACTTCACCGCGGAGCGGGCGGCCTCCTCCCTCTCGGGTTTCCAGCGCGGAACGCTCCAGGCGCGTGACAACGACACGGATACGGCGTACGACCAAGGGGAAGAAACCGCACCCGAAGGCGCATCCGTCACCTCGACTCCGCCCGCAGACCGCTCATGA
- a CDS encoding GTP-binding protein, with translation MAGSDPVIQGTSAPDTVKILIAGGFGVGKTTMVGAVSEIVPLRTEEPLTSAGLGVDDLNGIPEKHATTVALDFGRITLSQELVLYLFGTPGQQRFWFMWNDLAIGALGAVVLVDVRRPESSFAAIDFFERRDIPFVVGVNGFHGEHPYAAEEIRDALALPEHTHVLLCDARDRESCRDVLIALIDQLIATSAQNNGSGRPSGRV, from the coding sequence TTGGCCGGCTCTGACCCCGTCATCCAGGGGACCTCAGCACCCGACACGGTCAAGATCCTGATCGCCGGGGGATTCGGCGTCGGCAAGACCACCATGGTCGGCGCGGTCAGCGAGATCGTGCCGCTGCGCACCGAGGAACCGCTGACCTCGGCCGGCCTGGGCGTCGACGACCTCAACGGCATCCCGGAGAAGCACGCCACGACCGTGGCCCTGGACTTCGGCCGGATCACGCTCAGCCAGGAACTCGTGCTGTATCTCTTCGGCACGCCGGGGCAGCAGCGGTTCTGGTTCATGTGGAACGACCTGGCCATCGGTGCCCTGGGCGCCGTCGTCCTCGTCGACGTCCGCCGCCCGGAGTCCAGCTTCGCCGCCATCGACTTCTTCGAGCGGCGCGACATCCCGTTCGTCGTCGGCGTCAACGGCTTCCACGGCGAACACCCGTACGCCGCGGAGGAGATCCGGGACGCCCTGGCCCTGCCCGAGCACACCCACGTCCTCCTCTGCGACGCCCGGGACCGGGAGTCGTGCCGGGACGTACTGATCGCGCTGATAGACCAGTTGATAGCCACGTCGGCCCAGAACAACGGCAGCGGACGGCCGAGCGGGCGAGTGTGA
- a CDS encoding CU044_2847 family protein produces MAELVRFHGSDGASLLVEVDSVGGGLERISNRDRNGVVEAGRRLEEALATVRPALRSVVDSVRALAADEYEVEFGMKLNAESGVVIAKTALEGHFNVKIHWTRSVPAPGE; encoded by the coding sequence ATGGCGGAGTTGGTACGTTTTCACGGCTCTGACGGGGCGTCACTGCTGGTCGAGGTGGACAGTGTCGGGGGCGGTCTGGAGCGGATCTCCAATCGCGACCGGAACGGCGTGGTCGAGGCCGGCCGACGCTTGGAGGAAGCGCTCGCGACGGTCCGTCCGGCGCTGCGCTCGGTCGTCGACTCCGTACGCGCGCTCGCCGCGGACGAGTACGAGGTCGAGTTCGGGATGAAGCTCAACGCGGAGTCCGGCGTGGTGATCGCGAAGACGGCCCTGGAGGGTCACTTCAACGTCAAGATCCACTGGACCCGGTCCGTCCCCGCCCCCGGAGAGTGA